Proteins encoded by one window of Hyla sarda isolate aHylSar1 chromosome 13, aHylSar1.hap1, whole genome shotgun sequence:
- the LOC130297246 gene encoding leucine-rich repeat-containing protein 4C-like isoform X2 — MGFILVTLMSLLLSVTVDGLVRASTCHPGCSCVSSFMNCCESETHFPISASGNVTKLSLSHCPPFLISRQSIWNLKSLEEIALRRMAIDYIEAQAFGELPKLKTLILNGLNLSMSNIHPLAFQDLPIQLLDLKENNLKVIHCQMFRGLKNLRILDLSRNSISTIYDLAFETLPILSVLNLDANSLTSVTPLWFRPFSNYSSSIRISLVGNNLTRDCRYRGIELTENRWFVKSLFPNDSVALASMNLVPPCTVPTINEAFQEIYVKEATLITLPCSATGLPRPTLTWLLPTGFEVNPSKTTLSIINGSLVIATVKPSDTGVYTCMAVNSEGSSVSVVKLSVLSNALMVQTPTMMVTDAPKKKASFVLMVVFILMLSAVLLFVICYILRLVYRLAKKQTSDDFEFSRFVDTPNILPIPENPQPMPHV, encoded by the coding sequence ATGGGCTTCATTCTGGTGACTCTGATGTCCCTTCTGCTCTCAGTCACTGTAGATGGTTTGGTCAGGGCCTCCACTTGTCATCCGGGATGCAGTTGTGTTTCATCTTTCATGAATTGTTGTGAATCAGAGACACATTTCCCTATCTCCGCTTCTGGTAACGTAACGAAATTAAGTCTGAGCCATTGTCCGCCCTTCCTTATATCGAGACAGAGCATTTGGAATCTGAAGTCACTTGAGGAGATAGCTCTGAGAAGGATGGCAATAGATTATATTGAGGCTCAAGCCTTCGGGGAACTTCCAAAGTTAAAGACTTTAATTCTAAATGGGTTAAACCTTAGCATGTCCAATATCCATCCATTAGCCTTCCAGGACCTTCCCATTCAGCTGCTGGACcttaaagaaaataacttaaaggTGATTCACTGTCAGATGTTCCGTGGACTGAAGAACCTTCGTATTCTAGACCTTTCAAGGAACAGCATTTCCACCATCTATGACTTGGCCTTCGAGACCCTTCCGATACTGTCTGTGCTGAACCTAGATGCCAACAGCTTGACCTCAGTCACTCCTCTGTGGTTTAGGCCTTTCAGTAACTATTCTTCTTCAATACGGATCAGCTTGGTGGGAAATAACCTCACCAGGGATTGCAGATACAGGGGAATCGAGTTGACAGAAAATCGGTGGTTTGTGAAGTCTTTGTTTCCCAATGActctgtggctttggcctcaatGAACCTGGTGCCTCCCTGCACTGTGCCCACGATCAATGAGGCTTTTCAGGAGATATATGTTAAAGAAGCCACCTTGATAACTCTTCCTTGTTCTGCCACCGGGCTACCGAGGCCGACATTGACTTGGTTGCTCCCAACAGGTTTTGAAGTCAACCCATCCAAAACTACTTTATCCATTATTAATGGGAGCCTAGTTATAGCCACGGTGAAGCCTAGTGACACTGGTGTCTATACCTGCATGGCTGTCAACAGTGAAGGCTCCTCAGTGTCCGTCGTGAAGCTTTCTGTACTGTCAAACGCTTTGATGGTCCAGACACCTACCATGATGGTTACTGATGCCCCAAAGAAGAAGGCGTCTTTCGTCCTGATGGTTGTTTTTATCTTAATGCTCTCAGCAGTCTTGTTATTTGTTATTTGTTACATTTTAAGATTAGTCTACAGACTGGCAAAGAAGCAAACCAGCGATGACTTTGAATTCAGCCGTTTCGTGGACACCCCCAACATCCTTCCCATCCCTGAGAACCCTCAGCCGATGCCACATGTGTAA
- the LOC130297246 gene encoding leucine-rich repeat-containing protein 4C-like isoform X1 produces the protein MEQEPASWTLHVTSDSMGFILVTLMSLLLSVTVDGLVRASTCHPGCSCVSSFMNCCESETHFPISASGNVTKLSLSHCPPFLISRQSIWNLKSLEEIALRRMAIDYIEAQAFGELPKLKTLILNGLNLSMSNIHPLAFQDLPIQLLDLKENNLKVIHCQMFRGLKNLRILDLSRNSISTIYDLAFETLPILSVLNLDANSLTSVTPLWFRPFSNYSSSIRISLVGNNLTRDCRYRGIELTENRWFVKSLFPNDSVALASMNLVPPCTVPTINEAFQEIYVKEATLITLPCSATGLPRPTLTWLLPTGFEVNPSKTTLSIINGSLVIATVKPSDTGVYTCMAVNSEGSSVSVVKLSVLSNALMVQTPTMMVTDAPKKKASFVLMVVFILMLSAVLLFVICYILRLVYRLAKKQTSDDFEFSRFVDTPNILPIPENPQPMPHV, from the coding sequence attcCATGGGCTTCATTCTGGTGACTCTGATGTCCCTTCTGCTCTCAGTCACTGTAGATGGTTTGGTCAGGGCCTCCACTTGTCATCCGGGATGCAGTTGTGTTTCATCTTTCATGAATTGTTGTGAATCAGAGACACATTTCCCTATCTCCGCTTCTGGTAACGTAACGAAATTAAGTCTGAGCCATTGTCCGCCCTTCCTTATATCGAGACAGAGCATTTGGAATCTGAAGTCACTTGAGGAGATAGCTCTGAGAAGGATGGCAATAGATTATATTGAGGCTCAAGCCTTCGGGGAACTTCCAAAGTTAAAGACTTTAATTCTAAATGGGTTAAACCTTAGCATGTCCAATATCCATCCATTAGCCTTCCAGGACCTTCCCATTCAGCTGCTGGACcttaaagaaaataacttaaaggTGATTCACTGTCAGATGTTCCGTGGACTGAAGAACCTTCGTATTCTAGACCTTTCAAGGAACAGCATTTCCACCATCTATGACTTGGCCTTCGAGACCCTTCCGATACTGTCTGTGCTGAACCTAGATGCCAACAGCTTGACCTCAGTCACTCCTCTGTGGTTTAGGCCTTTCAGTAACTATTCTTCTTCAATACGGATCAGCTTGGTGGGAAATAACCTCACCAGGGATTGCAGATACAGGGGAATCGAGTTGACAGAAAATCGGTGGTTTGTGAAGTCTTTGTTTCCCAATGActctgtggctttggcctcaatGAACCTGGTGCCTCCCTGCACTGTGCCCACGATCAATGAGGCTTTTCAGGAGATATATGTTAAAGAAGCCACCTTGATAACTCTTCCTTGTTCTGCCACCGGGCTACCGAGGCCGACATTGACTTGGTTGCTCCCAACAGGTTTTGAAGTCAACCCATCCAAAACTACTTTATCCATTATTAATGGGAGCCTAGTTATAGCCACGGTGAAGCCTAGTGACACTGGTGTCTATACCTGCATGGCTGTCAACAGTGAAGGCTCCTCAGTGTCCGTCGTGAAGCTTTCTGTACTGTCAAACGCTTTGATGGTCCAGACACCTACCATGATGGTTACTGATGCCCCAAAGAAGAAGGCGTCTTTCGTCCTGATGGTTGTTTTTATCTTAATGCTCTCAGCAGTCTTGTTATTTGTTATTTGTTACATTTTAAGATTAGTCTACAGACTGGCAAAGAAGCAAACCAGCGATGACTTTGAATTCAGCCGTTTCGTGGACACCCCCAACATCCTTCCCATCCCTGAGAACCCTCAGCCGATGCCACATGTGTAA